In Vigna angularis cultivar LongXiaoDou No.4 chromosome 8, ASM1680809v1, whole genome shotgun sequence, one DNA window encodes the following:
- the LOC128193815 gene encoding uncharacterized protein LOC128193815 gives MHWQLMVIIPKACKIIWFCSLHRKMKNDLRTMLQGVIGKSRGQLVQILYPKCNQQLDSWECGFYVMCWIKTIIRVVITDDWNEVMTYTLNTLQIKFIFKHI, from the exons atgcactggcagctgatggtcatcattcccaaagcatgtaaaattatatggttttgttcgttgcataggaagatgaaaaatgacttgagaacaatgcttcaagg agttattggtaaatcacgtggtcaactggttcaaattttgtatccaaag tgtaaccagcagctagattcatgggaatgtggcttctatgtgatgtgttggattaagaccatcattcgagttgtcattacagatgactggaatgaggtaatgacgtataccttgaatacattacaaatcaaatttatcttcaaacatatatga